Proteins encoded by one window of Arachis ipaensis cultivar K30076 chromosome B04, Araip1.1, whole genome shotgun sequence:
- the LOC107637017 gene encoding uncharacterized protein LOC107637017: protein MHRPNEEKRVFITPDGTYCYTVMPFGLKNAGAAYQWLVNKIFQNLSEIKLEVYIDDMLAKTDSGKQLISDLKVIMSTLRKHQMRLNPTKCAFGMEAGKFLDFMITQRGVEANPEKCRAVLEMTSPKNINDIQKLTGQLTALSRFLGASAQKAIPFFRLMKKGAPFKWEAKCEEAFQHFKKVLAEPPVLAKPQTGETLYLYLSITEEALAVALIRENEKKEKKPIYFISKVLQDTETHYSRLEKLAFALLTASRCLRQYFQAHPVTIRTNQAVKQVLQKSDLAGRMLAWSIELSQFDIKFEPRYAIKAQVMADFIAEMTPGNSTLESWKLHVDGSSNVTSGGAGVILESQNGVVIEQSVQYEFPFSNNQAEYEALLAGLALAKEVRAKVLEINMDSQVVSSQINGDYQTRDPLLQQYLAKVNKLKEEFHQVTIRHVPRERNTRADLLSKLASTKPGHGNKSLIQEVIKSPSISTMANAYLTLSHRGSWTYPILQYLLNGTLPEDPKEEKRTKREAANYTVVAGQQYKRGFSQPLLKCVEHGDTEYILREIHEGCCGHHVGGKTLAQKVIRASYFWPSVIRDSISVEHPQTNGQVESANIIIVKGLKKRLDEAKGLWADELGSVLWSYRTTPQTATEETPFRLTYGTEAVIPVEIGDPNPRRTIGGNDEEAERDLTDEVRNIAHLKELALKQRISLRYNHGVIRREFATADLVLRRNDIGPPTPGEGKLTPNWEGPYRIKAAIGKGAYKLERLNGDEIPRTWNTTNLWRYYT, encoded by the exons ATGCATCGACCCAACGAGGAAAAAAGGGTGTTCATCACCCCCGACGGAACGTACTGCTACACCGTCATGCCTTTCGGCTTGAAGAACGCCGGAGCCGCCTACCAATGGCTCGTCAACAAAATATTCCAGAACCTATCCGAAATAAaactagaagtctacatagacgacatgctcgccaaAACCGACTCCGGCAAACAACTTATCAGCGACCTCAAGGTCATAATGAGCACCCTACGAAAGCACCAAATGCGACTCAACCCGACAAAATGcgctttcggaatggaggcaggGAAGTTCCTCGACTTCATGATCACACAACGCGGAGTTGAAGCCAACCCAGAGAAATGCCGCGCCGTCCTTGAGATGACAAGCCCAAAAAATATAAACGACATCCAGAAGCTCACCGGCCAACTAACTGCACTATCTCGCTTTCTCGGAGCATCGGCTCAAAAAGCAATCCCCTTCTTCAGACTGATGAAGAAAGGAGCCCCCTTCAAATGGGAGGCAAAATGCGAAGAAGCGTTCCAACATTTCAAGAAAGTCCTAGCGGAACCACCAGTCctcgccaaaccccaaacaggggAGACCCTCTACttatacctctccataacggaagaAGCACTCGCGGTGGCACTCATCCGAGAAaacgagaagaaagagaaaaaacccATATATTTcataagcaaagtcctacaagacACGGAAACCCACTACTCGCGCCTAGAAAAACTAGCCTTCGCCCTCCTCACTGCTTCCCGATGTTTGCGGCAATATTTTCAGGCCCACCCCGTGACAATTCGAACCAACCAAGCAGTTAAACAAGTACTACAAAAATCTGACCTAGCGGGTagaatgctagcatggtccatcgAACTGTCCCAATTCGACATCAAGTTCGAACCCCGATACGCAATCAAAGCACAAGtcatggccgacttcatcgccgagATGACGCCGGGAAACTCCACCCTCGAGTCGTGGAAACTACACGTTGACGGCTCCTCGAACGTCACTTCCGGAGGTGCCGGAGTCATTCTCGAAAGTCAAAACGGAGTCGTGATCGAACAGTCGGTACAATACGAATTCCCATTCTCaaataaccaagcagaatatgaggccctcCTGGCAGGTTTAGCCCTAGCCAAAGAAGTCAGAGCAAAGGTCCTGGAAATAAATATGGATTCGCAAGTAGTTAGTTCTCaaattaacggagactaccaaACGCGAGATCCCCTGCTACAACAATACCTTGCCAAAGTCAACAAACTAAAGGAAGAATTCCACCAGGTAACCATACGGCACGTCCCCAGGGAACGAAATACCAGGGCCGACCTCCTCTCTAAACTAGCCAGCACTAAACCAGGACACGGCAACAAATCGCTAATTCAGGAAGTCATCAAATCACCATCCATATCCACAATGGCTAACGCCTATCTGACACTCTCCCACCGTGGATCATGGACCTACCCCATCCTACAATATCTCCTCAACGGAACACTGCCCGAagaccccaaagaggaaaaacgaACAAAGAGGGAAGCCGCCAACTATACGGTCGTCGCAGGACAACAATACAAACGCGGCttctcgcaacccctgctcaaatgcgtCGAGCACGGGGACACAGAGTACATACTCCGCGAAATCCATGAAGGTTGTTGCGGCCACCACGTCGGAGGCAAAACCCTTGCCCAAAAAGTCATCCGCGCCAGTTACTTCTGGCCCTCGGTTATCCGGGATTCCAT CTCtgtagaacacccccaaacaaacggacaGGTGGAATCAGCAAACATAATAATAGTCAAAGGTCTTAAGAAACGACTCGACGAAGCCAAAGGGCTATGGGCGGACGAGCTTGGATCGGTCTTATGGTCGTACCGCACGACCCCCCAAACAGCTACCGAGGAAACCCCCTTCCGATTAACATACGGCACGGAGGCTGTTATCCCAGTAGAGATCGGAGACCCAAATCCACGGAGAACGATCGGGGGTAACGACGAAgaagcagaacgagacctcaCCGACGAAGTAAGAAACATAGCCCATCTCAaagagctagccctaaaacagAGAATCAGCCTAAGATACAACCACGGAGTCATTCGGCGAGAATTCGCGACTGCCGACCTTGTCCTACGACGAAATGACATCGGTCCCCCAACCCCAGGAGAGGGGAAACTCACCCCCAACTGGGAGGGACCATACAGAATCAAGGCTGCAATTGGAAAGGGAGCATACAAGCTCGAACGACTTAACGGCGACGAAATCCCGAGAACATGGAACACCACCAACTTATGGCGATACTACACTTAG